A genomic segment from Etheostoma spectabile isolate EspeVRDwgs_2016 chromosome 11, UIUC_Espe_1.0, whole genome shotgun sequence encodes:
- the frmpd4 gene encoding FERM and PDZ domain-containing protein 4 isoform X4, with amino-acid sequence MDVFSFVKMPKMSGHRTKSLGRPPPSGTWSASQGPPNGWDMGSNREGRDCYINHVSQSSSLEEVCLDGDKFVSQAPRKVEMRRDPVLGFGFVAGSEKPVVVRSVTPGGPSEGKLIPGDEIIMINDEPVTSAPRERVIDLVRSCKESILLSVIQPYPSPKSAFISAAKKAKLKTNPVKVRFAEEVIINGQVPETVKDNSLLFMPNVLKVYLENGQTKSFKFDSSTSIKDVILTLQEKLSIKSIEHFSLMLEQRAEGSASKLMLLHEQEMLTQVTQRPGSNKMKCFFRITFVPKDPVDLLRRDAVAFEYLYVQSCNDVVLERFGSELKYDTALHLAALQMYILTINTKQSQKVSLKYIEKEWGLALFLPPAVLSSMKEKNIKKALTHILKTNQNLVPPGKKLTALQAKVHYLKYLSDLRLYGGRVFKSILIQGEKHTEVTLLVGPKYGISHVINTKTNLVALLADFSHVNRIEMYTEDENRVRVELHVLDVKPITLLMESVDAMNLACLTAGYYRLLVDSRRSIFNVAQNTETSHAAKVKQTYQAIECTYSTPHKGFEDRNNQRCNQDYSDQECEYLQHGRFEGQRVYITEIHQPQHSMHMAERAECCGIPCSQTYLNVPRPKPQDSSRNAKVSFIFGDPPLDSVNPQNLGYHRLMDESPEMLDNHSHMYRRLEDDYKMMDAIEDGDGDGYQYATKIFGPTECIEEPLLHDICYADTTDDAEDEDDISCEEDMVMSDIDKPMLLSLSGSSDDIIDLTSLPPPPDGNDEEDNDVLLHSLNLAIAAPPPGFRDSSDEEEQQQGAQGGIRAQEACNDIPVSLIDSVPALGAEGHGEPLNDAVVSTLQALEALAASEEQSPAQSESSTGVEISRAFSPESSDSGNETNSSEMTESSELAAAQRHSENHLRMHVAMIEGYHAVNEEKTEVAAPSNCGAGAVQYNTQGHQDEEAKSSAVASSQIFHSNGGEMEPETMEIKSVSEYFTKMHMGSVMSRQKGKQRVAESRMQGVTCESSDRSHMTSHDSAREEAPHLVGKYNAFTVRDSYYMNQLDLGRTHFKDRHQKWQQRGPGNKMAENLSMDGVTDSQASHADRLTVKEEKQDSDERSQQLNAHLHSPSKVPALAKEDATSQDNEQQQIKIPPLDHDVTRLYEYHVSKRMSSIQSEGVNSLQSSQCSSIDAGCSTGSSSCVTPMDSPLCATDNMHVLSESSLKGLSYVTAEEKQYGPQGQGRVGQPLDPTLLRKIHAATSAEPGFGITRDNSHRKPKIKETTACTQLKKVGEESSLALCNETNTTTTTTLPSSLRSSTEPRGLTQASPEPDPHTLVSTSSGSLCEPKTSSIRKPCRDRMLRRSWSTIMPNSRSLEALIEKTRATLTGRSNGQNFQTQDPPKVQKIFSAKTLPKSLSQGSVATNLSGRRQLREASQLPESTAPSDVGTWRCHGPFRHCFLRRKKNTDGDDEDREMHSHALFSVSSVSFNHKKKTVLRAVCEAEQSNINAATNDMSLEARLARVNSMKGKTYSLHTGFALTRKDALEMASVLRSSVGDWSRGARREVNKADMDNFSQLLFMQAKVLSSACSQMGVEYSSPEELLLTLTHSFHTLCCLTQACMSLVEGLSTEGEQREVVAKVDEVVMNYVCLLKAAEAALGSSPSDQSVNALTHHSASMSAIINALTHSLKTLLNK; translated from the exons CCACGTCTCCCAGAGCAGCTCCCTGGAGGAGGTTTGTCTGGACGGGGACAAGTTTGTGTCACAAGCGCCCCGGAAGGTGGAGATGAGACGAGATCCAGTGCTTGGCTTTGGATTTGTGGCAGGCAGTGAGAAACCTGTGGTGGTCCGGTCAGTCACACCAG GGGGTCCATCAGAAGGCAAGCTGATCCCAGGAGATGAGATCATCATGATTAATGATGAGCCAGTCACTTCAGCACCCAGGGAGAGGGTTATTGACCTTGTCAG GAGTTGCAAGGAGTCCATATTGTTGAGCGTTATTCAGCCGTACCCT TCACCCAAATCGGCGTTCATCAGCGCAGCCAAAAAGGCCAAGTTAAAGACTAATCCTGTTAAGGTCCGCTTCGCTGAGGAGGTCATCATCAATGGCCAAGTCCCC GAAACGGTGAAGGACAACTCCCTTCTCTTTATGCCAAATGTTTTGAAGGTGTACCTGGAGAACGGGCAGactaaatcatttaaatttgacAGCAGCACATCCATTAAG GATGTCATTTTGACCCTGCAAGAAAAGCTATCCATTAAAAGCATTGAGCACTTTTCTCTGATGCTGGAACAAAGAGCTGAGGGGTCGGCCAGCAAACTCATGCTGCTGCATGAGCAGGAGATGCTAACTCAG GTGACACAGAGGCCAGGGTCAAACAAGATGAAGTGCTTTTTTCGCATCACTTTTGTCCCAAAGGATCCCGTGGACCTGCTTAGGAGAGACGCAGTAGCATTTGAGTACCTATATGTTCAG AGCTGTAATGATGTGGTGTTGGAGAGATTTGGGTCAGAGCTGAAATACGACACAGCTCTCCATCTGGCTGCCCTGCAAATGTACATTCTAACCATCAATACCAAGCAGTCCCAGAAAGTTTCCCTCAAGTATATTGA GAAGGAGTGGGGTCTGGCGTTGTTCCTGCCTCCGGCAGTGCTGTCTAGCATGAAAGAGAAGAACATCAAAAAAGCCCTCACTCACATCCTCAAAACCAATCAGAACCTGGTGCCCCCTGGTAAAAAG CTGACTGCCCTGCAGGCTAAGGTCCATTATCTGAAGTATCTCAGCGATTTGAGGCTGTATGGAGGACGAGTTTTTAAATCCATACTAATT CAAGGCGAGAAGCACACAGAAGTGACATTGCTGGTGGGGCCCAAATACGGTATCAGCCATGTGATTAATACTAAAACAAACCTGGTGGCACTTCTGGCTGATTTCAGTCATGTCAATCGCATTGAGATGTATACGGAAGATGAGAACAGGGTTAGAGTGGAACTACATGTTCTGGATGTGAAG CCCATCACTCTCTTAATGGAGTCTGTTGATGCAATGAATCTGGCCTGTTTGACTGCTGGCTACTACAGATTACTGGTGGACTCTCGGCGCTCCATCTTCAATGTGGctcaaaacacagaaacaa GCCATGCAGCAAAGGTTAAGCAGACCTACCAGGCCATTGAGTGTACCTACAGCACACCCCATAAAGGATTTGAAGACAGAAACAACCAGAGATGCAACCAAGATTATTCTGACCAGGAGTGTGAATACCTCCAGCACGGGAGATTTGAAGGCCAGCGAGTCTACATTACTGAGATCCACCAACCCCAACACTCAATGCACATGGCAGAGAGGGCAGAGTGCTGCGGAATCCCCTGCTCCCAAACTTACCTCAACGTCCCCAGGCCCAAACCCCAAGACTCCTCCAGGAATGCAAAGGTCTCCTTCATATTTGGAGATCCTCCCTTAGACAGTGTAAACCCCCAAAATCTGGGCTACCACAGACTGATGGATGAGAGCCCAGAGATGTTAGACAATCACAGCCACATGTATAGGCGTCTCGAGGACGACTATAAGATGATGGATGCCATAGAAGACGGGGATGGGGATGGTTATCAGTACGCCACCAAAATCTTTGGTCCTACTGAATGTATCGAGGAGCCGCTGCTGCACGACATCTGCTACGCAGACACAACAGATGACGCAGAGGATGAAGATGACATCAGCTGTGAGGAGGACATGGTGATGAGTGACATTGACAAGCCTATGTTACTCTCACTCTCAGGGTCCAGCGATGACATCATTGACCtgacctccctccctcccccaccGGACGGTAATGACGAGGAGGACAATGACGTACTGCTGCACTCTCTTAACCTGGCAAtagctgctcctcctcctggcTTCAGGGACAGCTCTGacgaggaggagcagcagcagggggCCCAGGGGGGCATTCGGGCCCAGGAGGCCTGCAATGATATCCCAGTGTCTCTTATAGATTCAGTGCCCGCCCTCGGAGCAGAAGGCCACGGTGAGCCTCTGAACGATGCAGTGGTGTCCACCTTACAGGCACTCGAGGCCCTCGCTGCGTCTGAGGAACAGAGTCCGGCACAGTCCGAGAGTAGCACAG GTGTAGAAATATCTCGAGCATTTAGTCCTGAGTCCTCCGATTCTGGCAACGAGACAAATTCCTCTGAGATGACGGAGAGCTCCGAGCTAGCCGCTGCTCAAAGACACTCAGAGAACCACCTGAGGATGCATGTAGCCATGATAGAGGGTTACCATGCTGTGAACGAAGAAAAGACAGAGGTCGCTGCACCTAGCAATTGTGGTGCTGGAGCTGTGCAGTATAACACTCAGGGGCATCAGGATGAGGAGGCTAAATCGTCTGCTGTTGCCTCCTCCCAGATTTTTCACTCCAATGGCGGTGAGATGGAACCAGAgacaatggaaataaaatcagtCAGCGAATACTTCACTAAGATGCACATGGGCTCTGTAATGAGCAGGCAGAAAGGGAAACAGAGGGTGGCAGAGAGCAGAATGCAAGGAGTTACCTGTGAATCCTCTGACAGATCTCACATGACTTCTCACGACTCAGCTAGAGAGGAGGCCCCTCATCTTGTTGGGAAGTATAACGCTTTCACTGTGAGAGATTCGTACTACATGAATCAACTTGATCTGGGTCGAACTCACTTTAAAGACAGGCATCAAAAATGGCAGCAGAGAGGGCCTGGAAACAAAATGGCAGAAAATCTATCTATGGATGGTGTGACTGACTCACAGGCTTCCCACGCAGACAGGTTGACAGTAAAGGAAGAGAAACAGGACTCAGATGAAAGAAGCCAACAGTTAAATGCTCATCTCCACTCTCCGTCCAAAGTGCCTGCCCTTGCAAAAGAAGATGCCACTTCACAGGACAATGAGCAGCAGCAAATTAAGATTCCACCATTGGATCATGACGTCACACGGTTATATGAATACCACGTGAGCAAGCGCATGTCATCGATACAGAGTGAAGGCGTTAATTCTCTCCAGAGCTCGCAGTGTTCCTCCATAGACGCCGGTTGTAGCacaggcagcagcagctgtgTCACCCCCATGGATTCTCCTCTTTGTGCCACAGACAACATGCATGTACTGTCAGAGTCCTCGCTCAAGGGGCTGAGTTATGTAACTGCTGAGGAAAAACAGTATGGGCCACAAGGTCAGGGGAGGGTTGGACAGCCCTTAGACCCCACCCTGCTGAGGAAGATCCACGCAGCTACCAGTGCTGAGCCTGGGTTCGGGATTACTCGAGATAACAGTCATCGGAAGCCCAAGATAAAAGAAACCACAG CTTGCACACAGCTGAAGAAGGTTGGGGAAGAGTCATCTTTAGCTCTCTGTAATGAGACCAAtaccaccaccacaaccacatTACCATCATCATTAAGAAGTAGCACAGAGCCCAGAGGGCTAACACAGGCCAGCCCCGAGCCCGACCCACACACCCTGGTTTCCACCTCAAGCGGATCTTTATGTGAGCCTAAAACAAGCAGCATCAGGAAGCCATGCAGGGACCGGATGCTCAGGAGAAGCTGGAGCACCATAATGCCAAATTCCAGGAGTTTAGAAGCACTGATAGAGAAGACCAGAGCCACACTTACAGGGAGGAGTAATGGTCAGAATTTTCAGACTCAAGATCCGCCCAAAGTACAGAAGATATTCTCTGCCAAAACCTTGCCCAAGAGCTTGTCCCAAGGTTCAGTCGCAACTAATTTGTCTGGTAGAAGGCAGTTAAGAGAAGCCTCCCAGCTGCCAGAGTCAACAGCGCCAAGTGATGTAGGTACGTGGAGATGCCATGGGCCGTTCAGACACTGCTTCCTgcggagaaagaaaaacactgatggtgatgatgaagacAGAGAGATGCACTCACatgctttgttttctgtcagctcagtttctttcaaccacaagaaaaaaacagtcttGAGAGCTGTCTGTGAAGCAGAGCAGAGTAACATAAATGCAGCTACAAATGACATGAGCCTCGAAGCAAGGCTAGCTCGTGTAAATTCAATGAAGGGTAAAACCTACAGCCTTCATACAGGGTTCGCACTTACACGTAAGGATGCCTTAGAGATGGCCAGTGTGTTGCGTTCCAGTGTCGGTGACTGGTCCAGAGGGGCGAGACGAGAGGTCAACAAGGCTGATATGGATAACTTCTCCCAGCTGCTTTTCATGCAGGCAAAAGTGCTGAGCAGCGCCTGCAGTCAGATGGGTGTAGAGTACAGCAGCCCAGAGGAGTTACTGCTCACTCTGACGCACAGCTTCCACACACTCTGCTGCCTAACGCAGGCCTGCATGTCACTGGTGGAAGGCCTGAGCACTGAAGGAGAGCAGCGTGAGGTGGTAGCCAAGGTGGACGAGGTAGTCATGAACTACGTGTGTCTGCTGAAAGCTGCTGAGGCAGCTTTGGGAAGCTCCCCCAGTGACCAAAGTGTGAATGCATTGACACATCACTCTGCCTCCATGTCTGCTATTATAAATGCACTAACTCACTCACTGAAAACACTGctcaataaataa
- the frmpd4 gene encoding FERM and PDZ domain-containing protein 4 isoform X2 produces MDVFSFVKMPKMSGHRTKSLGRPPPSGTWSASQGPPNGWDMGSNREGRDCYINHVSQSSSLEEVCLDGDKFVSQAPRKVEMRRDPVLGFGFVAGSEKPVVVRSVTPGGPSEGKLIPGDEIIMINDEPVTSAPRERVIDLVRYDNTLRSCKESILLSVIQPYPSPKSAFISAAKKAKLKTNPVKVRFAEEVIINGQVPETVKDNSLLFMPNVLKVYLENGQTKSFKFDSSTSIKDVILTLQEKLSIKSIEHFSLMLEQRAEGSASKLMLLHEQEMLTQVTQRPGSNKMKCFFRITFVPKDPVDLLRRDAVAFEYLYVQSCNDVVLERFGSELKYDTALHLAALQMYILTINTKQSQKVSLKYIEKEWGLALFLPPAVLSSMKEKNIKKALTHILKTNQNLVPPGKKLTALQAKVHYLKYLSDLRLYGGRVFKSILIQGEKHTEVTLLVGPKYGISHVINTKTNLVALLADFSHVNRIEMYTEDENRVRVELHVLDVKPITLLMESVDAMNLACLTAGYYRLLVDSRRSIFNVAQNTETSHAAKVKQTYQAIECTYSTPHKGFEDRNNQRCNQDYSDQECEYLQHGRFEGQRVYITEIHQPQHSMHMAERAECCGIPCSQTYLNVPRPKPQDSSRNAKVSFIFGDPPLDSVNPQNLGYHRLMDESPEMLDNHSHMYRRLEDDYKMMDAIEDGDGDGYQYATKIFGPTECIEEPLLHDICYADTTDDAEDEDDISCEEDMVMSDIDKPMLLSLSGSSDDIIDLTSLPPPPDGNDEEDNDVLLHSLNLAIAAPPPGFRDSSDEEEQQQGAQGGIRAQEACNDIPVSLIDSVPALGAEGHGEPLNDAVVSTLQALEALAASEEQSPAQSESSTGVEISRAFSPESSDSGNETNSSEMTESSELAAAQRHSENHLRMHVAMIEGYHAVNEEKTEVAAPSNCGAGAVQYNTQGHQDEEAKSSAVASSQIFHSNGGEMEPETMEIKSVSEYFTKMHMGSVMSRQKGKQRVAESRMQGVTCESSDRSHMTSHDSAREEAPHLVGKYNAFTVRDSYYMNQLDLGRTHFKDRHQKWQQRGPGNKMAENLSMDGVTDSQASHADRLTVKEEKQDSDERSQQLNAHLHSPSKVPALAKEDATSQDNEQQQIKIPPLDHDVTRLYEYHVSKRMSSIQSEGVNSLQSSQCSSIDAGCSTGSSSCVTPMDSPLCATDNMHVLSESSLKGLSYVTAEEKQYGPQGQGRVGQPLDPTLLRKIHAATSAEPGFGITRDNSHRKPKIKETTACTQLKKVGEESSLALCNETNTTTTTTLPSSLRSSTEPRGLTQASPEPDPHTLVSTSSGSLCEPKTSSIRKPCRDRMLRRSWSTIMPNSRSLEALIEKTRATLTGRSNGQNFQTQDPPKVQKIFSAKTLPKSLSQGSVATNLSGRRQLREASQLPESTAPSDVGTWRCHGPFRHCFLRRKKNTDGDDEDREMHSHALFSVSSVSFNHKKKTVLRAVCEAEQSNINAATNDMSLEARLARVNSMKGKTYSLHTGFALTRKDALEMASVLRSSVGDWSRGARREVNKADMDNFSQLLFMQAKVLSSACSQMGVEYSSPEELLLTLTHSFHTLCCLTQACMSLVEGLSTEGEQREVVAKVDEVVMNYVCLLKAAEAALGSSPSDQSVNALTHHSASMSAIINALTHSLKTLLNK; encoded by the exons CCACGTCTCCCAGAGCAGCTCCCTGGAGGAGGTTTGTCTGGACGGGGACAAGTTTGTGTCACAAGCGCCCCGGAAGGTGGAGATGAGACGAGATCCAGTGCTTGGCTTTGGATTTGTGGCAGGCAGTGAGAAACCTGTGGTGGTCCGGTCAGTCACACCAG GGGGTCCATCAGAAGGCAAGCTGATCCCAGGAGATGAGATCATCATGATTAATGATGAGCCAGTCACTTCAGCACCCAGGGAGAGGGTTATTGACCTTGTCAGGTATGACAACACATTAAG GAGTTGCAAGGAGTCCATATTGTTGAGCGTTATTCAGCCGTACCCT TCACCCAAATCGGCGTTCATCAGCGCAGCCAAAAAGGCCAAGTTAAAGACTAATCCTGTTAAGGTCCGCTTCGCTGAGGAGGTCATCATCAATGGCCAAGTCCCC GAAACGGTGAAGGACAACTCCCTTCTCTTTATGCCAAATGTTTTGAAGGTGTACCTGGAGAACGGGCAGactaaatcatttaaatttgacAGCAGCACATCCATTAAG GATGTCATTTTGACCCTGCAAGAAAAGCTATCCATTAAAAGCATTGAGCACTTTTCTCTGATGCTGGAACAAAGAGCTGAGGGGTCGGCCAGCAAACTCATGCTGCTGCATGAGCAGGAGATGCTAACTCAG GTGACACAGAGGCCAGGGTCAAACAAGATGAAGTGCTTTTTTCGCATCACTTTTGTCCCAAAGGATCCCGTGGACCTGCTTAGGAGAGACGCAGTAGCATTTGAGTACCTATATGTTCAG AGCTGTAATGATGTGGTGTTGGAGAGATTTGGGTCAGAGCTGAAATACGACACAGCTCTCCATCTGGCTGCCCTGCAAATGTACATTCTAACCATCAATACCAAGCAGTCCCAGAAAGTTTCCCTCAAGTATATTGA GAAGGAGTGGGGTCTGGCGTTGTTCCTGCCTCCGGCAGTGCTGTCTAGCATGAAAGAGAAGAACATCAAAAAAGCCCTCACTCACATCCTCAAAACCAATCAGAACCTGGTGCCCCCTGGTAAAAAG CTGACTGCCCTGCAGGCTAAGGTCCATTATCTGAAGTATCTCAGCGATTTGAGGCTGTATGGAGGACGAGTTTTTAAATCCATACTAATT CAAGGCGAGAAGCACACAGAAGTGACATTGCTGGTGGGGCCCAAATACGGTATCAGCCATGTGATTAATACTAAAACAAACCTGGTGGCACTTCTGGCTGATTTCAGTCATGTCAATCGCATTGAGATGTATACGGAAGATGAGAACAGGGTTAGAGTGGAACTACATGTTCTGGATGTGAAG CCCATCACTCTCTTAATGGAGTCTGTTGATGCAATGAATCTGGCCTGTTTGACTGCTGGCTACTACAGATTACTGGTGGACTCTCGGCGCTCCATCTTCAATGTGGctcaaaacacagaaacaa GCCATGCAGCAAAGGTTAAGCAGACCTACCAGGCCATTGAGTGTACCTACAGCACACCCCATAAAGGATTTGAAGACAGAAACAACCAGAGATGCAACCAAGATTATTCTGACCAGGAGTGTGAATACCTCCAGCACGGGAGATTTGAAGGCCAGCGAGTCTACATTACTGAGATCCACCAACCCCAACACTCAATGCACATGGCAGAGAGGGCAGAGTGCTGCGGAATCCCCTGCTCCCAAACTTACCTCAACGTCCCCAGGCCCAAACCCCAAGACTCCTCCAGGAATGCAAAGGTCTCCTTCATATTTGGAGATCCTCCCTTAGACAGTGTAAACCCCCAAAATCTGGGCTACCACAGACTGATGGATGAGAGCCCAGAGATGTTAGACAATCACAGCCACATGTATAGGCGTCTCGAGGACGACTATAAGATGATGGATGCCATAGAAGACGGGGATGGGGATGGTTATCAGTACGCCACCAAAATCTTTGGTCCTACTGAATGTATCGAGGAGCCGCTGCTGCACGACATCTGCTACGCAGACACAACAGATGACGCAGAGGATGAAGATGACATCAGCTGTGAGGAGGACATGGTGATGAGTGACATTGACAAGCCTATGTTACTCTCACTCTCAGGGTCCAGCGATGACATCATTGACCtgacctccctccctcccccaccGGACGGTAATGACGAGGAGGACAATGACGTACTGCTGCACTCTCTTAACCTGGCAAtagctgctcctcctcctggcTTCAGGGACAGCTCTGacgaggaggagcagcagcagggggCCCAGGGGGGCATTCGGGCCCAGGAGGCCTGCAATGATATCCCAGTGTCTCTTATAGATTCAGTGCCCGCCCTCGGAGCAGAAGGCCACGGTGAGCCTCTGAACGATGCAGTGGTGTCCACCTTACAGGCACTCGAGGCCCTCGCTGCGTCTGAGGAACAGAGTCCGGCACAGTCCGAGAGTAGCACAG GTGTAGAAATATCTCGAGCATTTAGTCCTGAGTCCTCCGATTCTGGCAACGAGACAAATTCCTCTGAGATGACGGAGAGCTCCGAGCTAGCCGCTGCTCAAAGACACTCAGAGAACCACCTGAGGATGCATGTAGCCATGATAGAGGGTTACCATGCTGTGAACGAAGAAAAGACAGAGGTCGCTGCACCTAGCAATTGTGGTGCTGGAGCTGTGCAGTATAACACTCAGGGGCATCAGGATGAGGAGGCTAAATCGTCTGCTGTTGCCTCCTCCCAGATTTTTCACTCCAATGGCGGTGAGATGGAACCAGAgacaatggaaataaaatcagtCAGCGAATACTTCACTAAGATGCACATGGGCTCTGTAATGAGCAGGCAGAAAGGGAAACAGAGGGTGGCAGAGAGCAGAATGCAAGGAGTTACCTGTGAATCCTCTGACAGATCTCACATGACTTCTCACGACTCAGCTAGAGAGGAGGCCCCTCATCTTGTTGGGAAGTATAACGCTTTCACTGTGAGAGATTCGTACTACATGAATCAACTTGATCTGGGTCGAACTCACTTTAAAGACAGGCATCAAAAATGGCAGCAGAGAGGGCCTGGAAACAAAATGGCAGAAAATCTATCTATGGATGGTGTGACTGACTCACAGGCTTCCCACGCAGACAGGTTGACAGTAAAGGAAGAGAAACAGGACTCAGATGAAAGAAGCCAACAGTTAAATGCTCATCTCCACTCTCCGTCCAAAGTGCCTGCCCTTGCAAAAGAAGATGCCACTTCACAGGACAATGAGCAGCAGCAAATTAAGATTCCACCATTGGATCATGACGTCACACGGTTATATGAATACCACGTGAGCAAGCGCATGTCATCGATACAGAGTGAAGGCGTTAATTCTCTCCAGAGCTCGCAGTGTTCCTCCATAGACGCCGGTTGTAGCacaggcagcagcagctgtgTCACCCCCATGGATTCTCCTCTTTGTGCCACAGACAACATGCATGTACTGTCAGAGTCCTCGCTCAAGGGGCTGAGTTATGTAACTGCTGAGGAAAAACAGTATGGGCCACAAGGTCAGGGGAGGGTTGGACAGCCCTTAGACCCCACCCTGCTGAGGAAGATCCACGCAGCTACCAGTGCTGAGCCTGGGTTCGGGATTACTCGAGATAACAGTCATCGGAAGCCCAAGATAAAAGAAACCACAG CTTGCACACAGCTGAAGAAGGTTGGGGAAGAGTCATCTTTAGCTCTCTGTAATGAGACCAAtaccaccaccacaaccacatTACCATCATCATTAAGAAGTAGCACAGAGCCCAGAGGGCTAACACAGGCCAGCCCCGAGCCCGACCCACACACCCTGGTTTCCACCTCAAGCGGATCTTTATGTGAGCCTAAAACAAGCAGCATCAGGAAGCCATGCAGGGACCGGATGCTCAGGAGAAGCTGGAGCACCATAATGCCAAATTCCAGGAGTTTAGAAGCACTGATAGAGAAGACCAGAGCCACACTTACAGGGAGGAGTAATGGTCAGAATTTTCAGACTCAAGATCCGCCCAAAGTACAGAAGATATTCTCTGCCAAAACCTTGCCCAAGAGCTTGTCCCAAGGTTCAGTCGCAACTAATTTGTCTGGTAGAAGGCAGTTAAGAGAAGCCTCCCAGCTGCCAGAGTCAACAGCGCCAAGTGATGTAGGTACGTGGAGATGCCATGGGCCGTTCAGACACTGCTTCCTgcggagaaagaaaaacactgatggtgatgatgaagacAGAGAGATGCACTCACatgctttgttttctgtcagctcagtttctttcaaccacaagaaaaaaacagtcttGAGAGCTGTCTGTGAAGCAGAGCAGAGTAACATAAATGCAGCTACAAATGACATGAGCCTCGAAGCAAGGCTAGCTCGTGTAAATTCAATGAAGGGTAAAACCTACAGCCTTCATACAGGGTTCGCACTTACACGTAAGGATGCCTTAGAGATGGCCAGTGTGTTGCGTTCCAGTGTCGGTGACTGGTCCAGAGGGGCGAGACGAGAGGTCAACAAGGCTGATATGGATAACTTCTCCCAGCTGCTTTTCATGCAGGCAAAAGTGCTGAGCAGCGCCTGCAGTCAGATGGGTGTAGAGTACAGCAGCCCAGAGGAGTTACTGCTCACTCTGACGCACAGCTTCCACACACTCTGCTGCCTAACGCAGGCCTGCATGTCACTGGTGGAAGGCCTGAGCACTGAAGGAGAGCAGCGTGAGGTGGTAGCCAAGGTGGACGAGGTAGTCATGAACTACGTGTGTCTGCTGAAAGCTGCTGAGGCAGCTTTGGGAAGCTCCCCCAGTGACCAAAGTGTGAATGCATTGACACATCACTCTGCCTCCATGTCTGCTATTATAAATGCACTAACTCACTCACTGAAAACACTGctcaataaataa